GCGCGCACTCCACCCGGTGCAGCGTACGGCGCCGGCGGCGCAGCCTGGCACCGCGGCGGGACGCCCGGACGTGCAGGTCGGCCGGCATCCGCGGGTACGGGAGGTCCAGCATGCGCCGGACCTCCTCCTCCTTGAGCCCCTGGCGGCCCGTCGGGCGTCCGCCCGGTCGCCGGCCCGGCGCGGTGCCCGCGGCCGCGGTTGCCCGGGCCCCGCGCAGCAGGGAGACCGCGCGGGTGCCGAGCGTACGGACCCTCGCCTGCGGAAGCCCCAGCAGCGCGGCCGTCTGCGCCTCGGGCACGCCCTCGTACAGCGTCAGCACCACGACGAGGCGCTCCTGGGGGCCGAGCCGGGCCAGTACCCCGTGCTCCGCGCCGGTGCCGCGGGTGCGGGAGCGCCGGTGCGGGCGCCAGGCGCCGCTTGTGAAGCGGGTGACGAGCTCCTGGCGGG
The Streptomyces tirandamycinicus DNA segment above includes these coding regions:
- a CDS encoding sigma factor-like helix-turn-helix DNA-binding protein, with the translated sequence MRESRQPPLAGRSAREFEAFVAGAGGRLLHVATLLTAEPSGRCLRAQRLLLGALARLCAEWDRLRDEDPYDRTRQELVTRFTSGAWRPHRRSRTRGTGAEHGVLARLGPQERLVVVLTLYEGVPEAQTAALLGLPQARVRTLGTRAVSLLRGARATAAAGTAPGRRPGGRPTGRQGLKEEEVRRMLDLPYPRMPADLHVRASRRGARLRRRRRTLHRVECALLLVAAIVFAVWAVAVEPWAVPPSATTPEIGGW